One genomic segment of Streptococcus salivarius includes these proteins:
- a CDS encoding PolC-type DNA polymerase III: MSDKFQLLLKQIRFPEDHDAFKEIKDGSIETVKLFKSKRQWFFVFSFPSVLSYESFALFDSLLHSSFNSLGAKASFEIRLVSTACDDSLLGDYFSYALDSLKVSHFSTYSLFSNLKVEISNNSIFVKAPEHIIKENLQDRFISLISKSLSQVGLSDVSISVVEDKEASSSLEEAYQTNKVSLQEQAESQARQALQSILESAPAPKPVTEPSQNFAEKQSQRQASFDKAEITPMVDINSEENRVVFEGYIFDVEQRETKTGRIIINFKVTDYTSSFAMQRWVKDSDELAKFDMIKKGNWVRVRGRIENNPFTHSLTMNVQDIKEISHTPRKDLMPEGQKRVEFHAHTNMSTMDAMPTVEDLIDTAASWGHPAVAITDHANVQSFPHGYHRAKKAGIKAIFGLEANLVEDKVPIVYNSEDLELKEATYVVFDVETTGLSAVHNDLIQIAASKMHKGNIIEQFDEFIDPGHPLSAFTTELTGITDNHVKGAKPLVQVLQEFQEFCQGTVLVAHNATFDVGFMNANYERHQLPTISQPVIDTLEFARNLYPEYKRHGLGPLTKRFGVALDHHHMANYDAEATGRLLFIFIKDVFDKHGLTNLEQLNTELVSEDSYKKSRVKHATLYVQNQTGLKNIFKLVSLSNVSYFEGVARIPRTVLDEYREGIIVGSACADGEVFDTLLSHGIDKAVEVAKYYDFIEVMPPAIYAPLIAKDLIKDEAAIEQLIRDLIEVANRLDKSVLATGNVHYINPEDAIYREIIVRALGQGAMINRPIGKGENAKPAPLPEAHFRTTNEMLDDFAFLGKDLAYEIVVTNTQAMADQIEEVEVVKKDLYTPFIDRAEEQVAEMTYARAFELYGNPLPDIIDLRIEKELSSILGNGFAVIYLASQMLVNRSNERGYLVGSRGSVGSSFVATMIGITEVNPMPPHYLCPNCQHSEFITDGSYGSGFDLPDKECSECGTEYKKDGQDIPFETFLGFDGDKVPDIDLNFSGDDQPSAHLDVRDIFGEQYAFRAGTVGTVADRTAYGFVKGYERDYNKFYRDAEVDRLAMGAAGVKRNTGQHPGGIVVIPNYMDVYDFTPVQYPADDVTAAWQTTHFNFHDIDENVLKLDILGHDDPTMIRKLQDLSGIDPKDIRADDPDVMKLFSGTDILGVTPEQIGTPTGMLGIPEFGTNFVRGMVDETHPTTFAELLQLSGLSHGTDVWLGNAQDLIKEGIATLKTVIGCRDDIMVYLMHAGLDPKMAFTIMERVRKGMWLKISEEERNGYIQAMRENNVPDWYIESCGKIKYMFPKAHAAAYVMMALRVAYFKVHHPIYYYCAYFSIRAKAFELKTMSAGLDAVKARMEDIKEKRQRNEATNVENDLFTTLEIVNEMLERGFTFGQLDLYKSQATEFLIEGDTLIPPFIALEGLGENVAKQVVAAREEGEFLSKTELRKRGGLSSTLVEKLDEMGILGNMPEDNQLSLFDDFF; the protein is encoded by the coding sequence ATGTCTGATAAATTTCAGCTTCTCTTAAAACAAATTCGTTTTCCTGAGGATCACGATGCTTTTAAAGAAATTAAAGATGGTTCTATTGAAACAGTAAAGCTATTTAAATCAAAACGCCAATGGTTCTTTGTTTTTTCTTTTCCTAGTGTTCTGTCTTATGAGTCTTTTGCTCTTTTTGATAGTTTACTTCACTCTTCTTTTAATTCTTTAGGTGCTAAAGCTTCTTTTGAGATTCGTTTAGTTTCTACTGCTTGCGATGATTCTTTACTTGGAGATTACTTTTCATATGCTTTAGATAGTTTAAAAGTGTCACACTTTTCTACTTATTCTTTATTCTCAAATCTAAAGGTTGAGATTTCGAATAATAGTATTTTTGTTAAGGCTCCAGAGCATATTATAAAGGAAAATTTACAAGATAGATTTATTTCTTTGATATCTAAATCTCTTTCTCAAGTTGGTTTATCTGATGTATCCATTTCTGTTGTCGAAGATAAGGAAGCTTCATCTTCTTTAGAAGAGGCTTACCAAACAAATAAGGTTTCTTTACAAGAACAAGCTGAGTCTCAAGCAAGACAAGCGCTTCAATCTATTCTTGAAAGTGCCCCAGCACCGAAACCTGTGACCGAACCATCACAAAATTTTGCTGAGAAACAAAGTCAACGTCAAGCTAGTTTTGATAAGGCTGAAATAACGCCAATGGTTGATATTAATTCTGAAGAGAATCGTGTTGTTTTTGAAGGATATATTTTTGATGTAGAGCAACGTGAAACTAAGACGGGTCGAATTATTATTAATTTCAAGGTAACTGATTATACCTCTAGTTTTGCTATGCAACGATGGGTCAAAGATAGTGATGAGCTTGCTAAGTTCGATATGATAAAAAAGGGGAACTGGGTAAGGGTTCGTGGCCGTATCGAGAATAATCCTTTCACTCATAGTCTGACTATGAATGTGCAAGATATTAAAGAAATTTCACATACTCCTCGTAAGGATTTGATGCCTGAGGGACAAAAGCGTGTAGAATTTCATGCGCATACCAACATGTCTACTATGGATGCAATGCCAACTGTTGAAGATCTTATTGATACTGCTGCCTCTTGGGGACACCCAGCAGTTGCTATAACAGATCATGCTAATGTTCAGAGCTTTCCTCATGGCTACCATAGGGCTAAGAAAGCTGGGATTAAGGCTATTTTTGGTCTTGAAGCCAATCTTGTTGAGGATAAAGTTCCTATTGTTTATAATTCTGAGGATTTGGAATTAAAAGAAGCAACTTATGTTGTATTTGACGTTGAGACAACGGGCTTGTCTGCTGTTCATAATGATTTGATTCAGATTGCGGCATCAAAAATGCATAAAGGTAATATTATTGAGCAATTTGATGAATTCATAGATCCAGGACATCCTCTTTCTGCATTTACTACTGAGTTGACCGGTATTACTGATAATCATGTTAAGGGTGCTAAACCTTTAGTGCAAGTTTTACAGGAGTTTCAAGAATTCTGTCAAGGAACTGTTCTAGTGGCCCATAATGCGACCTTTGACGTTGGTTTTATGAATGCCAATTACGAAAGACATCAGTTACCAACAATTTCACAACCGGTTATTGATACTTTAGAATTTGCACGAAATCTTTATCCTGAGTATAAGCGTCATGGTTTGGGTCCTTTGACGAAGCGGTTTGGTGTGGCTTTGGATCATCACCATATGGCCAATTATGATGCGGAAGCTACGGGTCGTTTGTTGTTTATCTTCATAAAAGATGTGTTTGATAAGCACGGTTTGACTAATCTGGAACAGTTGAACACGGAGTTGGTTTCTGAAGATTCGTATAAAAAATCTCGTGTCAAACATGCAACTCTATATGTTCAGAATCAAACTGGCTTGAAGAATATCTTTAAGTTGGTAAGTCTATCAAATGTCTCATACTTTGAGGGAGTAGCACGTATTCCTCGTACGGTCTTAGATGAGTATCGTGAGGGAATTATTGTAGGTTCTGCTTGTGCTGATGGTGAGGTTTTTGATACGCTTCTGTCTCACGGTATTGACAAGGCGGTTGAAGTTGCCAAATATTATGACTTTATTGAAGTTATGCCACCGGCAATTTATGCTCCCTTGATTGCAAAGGATTTAATCAAGGATGAGGCGGCTATAGAACAACTGATTAGAGATTTGATTGAAGTCGCTAATCGTCTGGACAAGTCTGTGCTGGCTACAGGAAATGTACACTATATCAACCCTGAGGATGCCATTTATCGTGAAATCATTGTTCGCGCTTTGGGACAAGGAGCCATGATTAATAGGCCAATTGGTAAGGGAGAAAATGCGAAACCTGCTCCTTTACCTGAAGCTCATTTTAGGACAACTAACGAGATGCTAGACGACTTTGCCTTTTTAGGAAAAGACTTAGCCTATGAAATTGTTGTAACTAATACGCAGGCTATGGCAGATCAAATTGAAGAGGTTGAGGTTGTCAAAAAAGACTTGTACACACCTTTCATTGATCGAGCGGAAGAACAGGTTGCGGAGATGACATATGCTAGAGCGTTTGAGCTCTATGGTAATCCTTTACCTGATATTATTGACCTGCGAATTGAGAAAGAGTTGTCTTCAATTCTTGGTAATGGTTTTGCCGTAATCTACCTGGCTTCGCAGATGCTAGTTAACCGTTCAAATGAACGTGGCTACCTAGTTGGTTCGCGTGGATCTGTCGGATCTAGTTTTGTTGCGACGATGATTGGAATTACTGAGGTCAATCCGATGCCACCTCATTATCTATGTCCTAATTGTCAACACTCAGAGTTTATTACAGATGGTTCCTATGGATCTGGCTTCGATTTGCCTGATAAGGAATGTTCAGAATGTGGAACGGAGTATAAAAAAGATGGTCAGGATATTCCTTTCGAGACCTTCCTAGGTTTTGATGGGGATAAGGTACCTGATATCGATTTGAACTTTTCCGGAGATGATCAGCCATCAGCCCACTTGGACGTTCGTGATATTTTTGGAGAACAATATGCTTTTCGTGCCGGAACAGTAGGAACTGTTGCAGATCGGACTGCTTATGGTTTTGTTAAAGGTTACGAACGTGATTACAATAAGTTTTACCGTGATGCCGAGGTCGATCGTTTAGCCATGGGGGCTGCGGGTGTTAAGCGAAACACTGGTCAGCACCCGGGTGGTATTGTTGTTATTCCAAATTATATGGATGTCTATGATTTCACACCTGTTCAATATCCGGCTGATGATGTAACGGCTGCCTGGCAGACGACTCACTTTAACTTCCACGATATTGATGAGAACGTGTTGAAGCTTGATATTCTGGGACATGATGATCCGACTATGATTCGTAAGTTGCAGGATTTATCAGGAATTGATCCAAAAGATATTCGAGCAGATGATCCAGATGTAATGAAACTTTTTTCAGGGACTGATATTTTAGGAGTAACACCTGAACAGATTGGGACACCAACGGGAATGTTGGGAATCCCTGAGTTTGGGACTAACTTTGTTCGTGGTATGGTCGACGAGACGCATCCGACGACCTTTGCGGAACTCTTACAGTTATCTGGTTTGTCCCACGGAACAGACGTTTGGTTAGGTAATGCACAAGATTTGATTAAGGAAGGTATCGCCACTCTGAAAACAGTTATCGGTTGTCGTGATGATATCATGGTATACTTAATGCATGCGGGATTAGATCCTAAGATGGCCTTCACAATCATGGAACGTGTGCGTAAGGGGATGTGGTTGAAGATTTCCGAAGAAGAGCGTAATGGCTATATTCAAGCTATGCGTGAAAATAATGTTCCAGACTGGTATATTGAATCTTGTGGTAAAATCAAGTACATGTTCCCTAAAGCCCATGCGGCAGCCTACGTTATGATGGCCCTACGTGTAGCTTATTTCAAAGTGCACCATCCTATTTATTACTATTGTGCCTATTTCTCAATTCGAGCTAAAGCATTTGAGCTTAAGACGATGTCTGCGGGTCTTGATGCTGTTAAAGCTCGAATGGAAGATATTAAGGAGAAACGCCAACGAAATGAAGCGACTAATGTTGAAAATGACTTATTTACGACGCTTGAAATTGTCAATGAAATGTTAGAACGTGGCTTTACCTTTGGTCAGTTGGATCTTTATAAGAGTCAGGCAACTGAATTTCTGATTGAAGGAGATACTTTGATTCCACCGTTTATTGCACTTGAAGGTTTGGGTGAGAACGTTGCTAAGCAAGTGGTTGCTGCGCGTGAGGAAGGTGAATTCCTTTCCAAGACAGAATTGCGTAAACGAGGAGGTCTATCATCTACCTTGGTTGAAAAATTGGATGAAATGGGAATCCTAGGAAATATGCCAGAAGATAATCAATTAAGTCTTTTTGATGATTTCTTTTAA
- the ahpF gene encoding alkyl hydroperoxide reductase subunit F: MVLDKEIKTQLAQYLNLLESDIVLQTDLGDDDNSRKVKEFLDEIAAMSDRISLESTHLKRQPSFGIAQKGQKSRVIFSGLPMGHEFTSFILALLQVSGRPPKVDEDTIERIKKIDKPIDLETYVSLTCHNCPDVVQAFNIMAVLNPNITHTMIEGGMYQDEVKAKGIMSVPTVYKDQEEFTSGRATIEQLVEKLDGPLDADAFADKGVYDVLVIGGGPAGNSAAIYAARKGLKTGLLAETFGGQVIETVGIENMIGTLYTEGPKLMAQVEEHTKSYDVDIIKSQLATGIEKKELIEVTLANGAVLKSKTAILALGAKWRNINVPGEEEFRNKGVTYCPHCDGPLFEGKNVAVIGGGNSGLEAALDLAGITKHVTVLEFLPELKADQVLQERAAKTDNLTILKNVATKEIVGQDHVTGLNYVERDTNAEKHLDLEGVFVQIGLVPSTAWLKDSGIELNERQEIIVDKFGSTNIPGIFAAGDCTDSAYKQIIISMGSGATAAIGAFDYLIRQ; encoded by the coding sequence ATGGTCTTAGATAAAGAAATCAAGACGCAATTAGCACAATATTTAAATTTACTAGAATCTGATATTGTATTACAAACAGACTTAGGGGATGACGATAATTCTCGAAAAGTAAAAGAATTTCTAGACGAGATTGCCGCTATGTCTGACCGTATTAGTCTTGAATCAACACATTTAAAACGTCAACCTAGTTTTGGTATTGCACAAAAAGGGCAAAAAAGTCGTGTTATTTTCTCAGGCTTACCAATGGGCCACGAATTCACATCTTTCATTTTAGCTCTCTTGCAAGTTTCTGGTCGTCCACCTAAAGTTGATGAGGACACTATCGAACGTATCAAGAAGATTGATAAACCCATCGATTTAGAGACTTATGTTTCATTAACATGTCACAATTGTCCAGACGTTGTTCAAGCCTTTAATATAATGGCTGTTTTGAACCCAAATATCACTCACACCATGATTGAAGGTGGGATGTATCAGGATGAGGTCAAAGCTAAAGGTATCATGTCTGTTCCTACGGTTTACAAAGACCAAGAAGAATTTACATCTGGTCGCGCAACCATTGAACAGCTTGTAGAAAAATTGGACGGACCACTTGATGCTGATGCCTTCGCTGATAAAGGTGTCTATGATGTTTTGGTTATTGGTGGTGGTCCTGCTGGAAACAGTGCGGCCATCTATGCTGCCCGTAAAGGTTTAAAAACTGGTCTTTTAGCAGAAACCTTTGGTGGACAAGTTATCGAGACAGTCGGCATTGAGAACATGATTGGTACGCTATATACAGAAGGTCCTAAGTTAATGGCCCAAGTTGAAGAGCATACGAAATCTTATGATGTTGATATCATCAAAAGTCAATTAGCTACTGGCATTGAGAAAAAAGAACTCATTGAAGTGACACTGGCTAACGGTGCCGTTTTAAAATCCAAAACTGCTATCCTAGCTCTCGGAGCCAAATGGCGTAATATCAACGTTCCTGGCGAGGAAGAATTCCGCAATAAAGGGGTTACTTACTGCCCACACTGTGATGGTCCTCTATTTGAAGGAAAGAATGTTGCAGTTATCGGTGGTGGTAACTCAGGTTTGGAAGCGGCTTTAGATTTAGCAGGCATTACTAAACATGTTACGGTCTTAGAGTTCTTACCTGAATTAAAGGCAGATCAAGTCTTACAAGAACGAGCTGCTAAAACTGATAATCTAACCATTCTTAAGAACGTTGCAACCAAAGAAATTGTTGGTCAAGATCATGTAACTGGTTTGAATTACGTTGAGCGTGATACAAACGCAGAAAAACATCTTGATCTTGAAGGTGTCTTTGTTCAAATTGGTCTTGTACCAAGTACTGCTTGGCTCAAAGATAGTGGCATTGAACTCAATGAGCGCCAAGAAATTATCGTTGATAAATTTGGTTCAACAAATATCCCTGGTATTTTTGCTGCAGGTGACTGTACAGATAGCGCCTACAAGCAAATCATTATCTCCATGGGGTCTGGTGCTACAGCTGCTATTGGAGCCTTTGATTACTTGATTAGACAATAA
- the rpsB gene encoding 30S ribosomal protein S2: protein MAVISMKQLLEAGVHFGHQTRRWNPKMAKYIFTERNGIHVIDLQQTVKMADTAYEFVREAAANDAVILFVGTKKQAAEAVAEEATRAGQYYINHRWLGGTLTNWDTIQKRIARLKEIKQMEADGTFEVLPKKEVALLNKQRARLEKFLGGIEDMPRIPDVIYIVDPHKEQIAVKEAKKLGIPVVAMVDTNADPDEIDVIIPANDDAIRAVKLITSKMADAIIEGNQGEDASADFQEAAAADSIEEIVEVVEGDNN, encoded by the coding sequence ATGGCAGTAATTTCAATGAAACAACTTCTTGAGGCTGGTGTTCACTTCGGTCACCAAACTCGTCGCTGGAATCCTAAGATGGCTAAGTACATCTTCACAGAACGTAACGGAATCCACGTTATCGACTTGCAACAAACTGTAAAAATGGCTGATACAGCTTACGAATTCGTTCGTGAAGCAGCAGCTAACGATGCAGTAATCTTGTTCGTTGGTACTAAAAAACAAGCAGCTGAAGCAGTAGCTGAAGAAGCAACTCGTGCTGGTCAATACTACATCAACCACCGTTGGTTGGGTGGTACTCTTACAAACTGGGATACTATCCAAAAACGTATCGCTCGTTTGAAAGAAATCAAACAAATGGAAGCTGATGGAACTTTCGAAGTTCTTCCTAAGAAAGAAGTTGCACTTCTTAACAAACAACGTGCACGTCTTGAAAAATTCTTGGGTGGTATCGAAGATATGCCTCGCATTCCAGATGTAATCTACATCGTTGACCCACACAAAGAACAAATCGCTGTTAAAGAAGCTAAAAAACTTGGTATCCCAGTTGTAGCGATGGTTGATACAAACGCTGATCCAGATGAGATTGATGTAATCATCCCAGCTAACGATGACGCTATCCGTGCCGTTAAATTGATCACTTCAAAAATGGCTGATGCTATCATCGAAGGTAACCAAGGTGAAGATGCTTCTGCAGATTTCCAAGAAGCAGCTGCAGCTGATTCAATCGAAGAAATCGTTGAAGTTGTCGAAGGTGACAACAACTAA
- a CDS encoding aminopeptidase, whose translation MVLPNFKENLEKYARLLVANGINVQPGHTVALSIDVEQAELAHLLVKEAYALGAAEVIVQWSDDIINRERFLHADMDRIEEVPAYKKAEMEYLLAKKASRLGVRSSDPGALNGVAPERLSAHAKATGVAFKPMQVATQSNKVSWTVAAAAGKEWAKKVFPDASSDEEAVDLLWDQIFKTCRVYEEDPVRAWKEHADRLDAKARLLNEAQFSALHYQAPGTDLTLGLPKNHVWESAGAINAQGEGFLPNMPTEEVFTAPDFHRADGYVSSTKPLSYNGNIIEGIKVTFKDGEIVDITADQGDEVMKNLVFNNNGARALGECALVPDPSPISQSGITFFNTLFDENASNHLAIGAAYATSVKGGADMTEEELKEAGLNRSDVHVDFMIGSNQMDIDGIRQDGSRVPIFRNGDWVI comes from the coding sequence ATGGTTTTACCAAATTTTAAAGAAAATCTTGAGAAATATGCTAGATTACTGGTTGCTAATGGGATTAATGTACAACCTGGTCACACAGTGGCCTTGAGCATTGATGTAGAACAAGCAGAGCTAGCTCATCTCTTAGTTAAAGAAGCCTATGCTCTAGGAGCAGCTGAGGTAATCGTTCAATGGTCAGATGATATTATTAATCGCGAGCGCTTCTTGCATGCTGATATGGACCGCATCGAAGAGGTTCCTGCTTATAAAAAAGCTGAGATGGAATATTTGTTGGCCAAGAAGGCAAGTCGCTTAGGCGTTCGTTCATCAGATCCAGGTGCCCTTAATGGTGTAGCTCCGGAACGTTTATCTGCTCATGCTAAAGCTACTGGAGTGGCCTTTAAACCTATGCAGGTGGCAACTCAGTCTAATAAGGTTAGTTGGACTGTAGCTGCTGCAGCTGGTAAGGAATGGGCTAAGAAGGTCTTTCCTGATGCTTCGAGTGATGAGGAAGCTGTAGATTTACTTTGGGATCAAATTTTCAAGACCTGTCGTGTTTATGAAGAGGATCCTGTACGTGCCTGGAAGGAACATGCTGACCGTTTGGATGCTAAAGCACGCCTACTCAATGAGGCACAATTCTCAGCCTTACACTACCAAGCACCTGGAACAGATTTGACTCTAGGATTGCCTAAAAACCATGTTTGGGAGTCTGCAGGTGCCATTAATGCGCAAGGTGAAGGTTTCCTTCCTAATATGCCAACAGAAGAGGTCTTTACGGCACCAGATTTTCATCGTGCAGATGGTTATGTCTCAAGCACAAAGCCTCTAAGCTACAATGGTAATATTATTGAGGGAATCAAGGTAACCTTCAAAGATGGTGAAATTGTAGATATCACAGCGGATCAAGGTGATGAAGTGATGAAGAATCTCGTCTTCAACAATAATGGAGCGCGTGCTCTAGGTGAATGTGCTTTGGTTCCAGATCCAAGTCCGATTTCACAGTCAGGCATCACTTTCTTTAACACTCTTTTTGATGAGAATGCATCCAACCACCTAGCTATTGGAGCAGCCTATGCTACTAGTGTTAAGGGAGGGGCAGACATGACAGAAGAGGAGCTTAAGGAAGCTGGACTTAATCGTTCTGATGTACACGTAGACTTTATGATTGGTTCAAATCAAATGGATATTGATGGTATCCGCCAAGATGGTAGTCGTGTACCGATCTTCCGAAATGGGGATTGGGTAATCTAA
- a CDS encoding IS30 family transposase → MSYHHFTIDERESILIYRTQGLNFSQIAKLLHRHPSSISREWKRHTKSGAYSPNHAQESYHMAKSHCGRKRMLEIDHNLSNTVKHLFLDYQWSPEEIEGRLQLEYGKTVISYQTIYRAIYRGHFEDNSLSHGARGVIRKLRHRGKTRHTKGHVENRGKISISHTIHERPEEANNRTRIGDWEADTVAGKTGKACLVTLTDRYSRFLKIKKVAVKKSKLVIEAMVKMLEPLTKYTVTPDRGKEFTYHQKLSDQLNIEVYFPDPHAPWQRGTNENTNGLLREYFPKGSDLTLVDDQTIQLWENKLNNRPRKCLNWKTPYEVFYGESMHLI, encoded by the coding sequence ATGAGCTACCATCATTTTACCATAGACGAGCGTGAAAGTATTCTCATTTACCGTACGCAAGGCCTAAATTTTTCTCAAATTGCTAAGTTACTTCATCGTCATCCATCTAGTATTAGTCGTGAGTGGAAGCGCCATACAAAATCAGGAGCTTATTCTCCAAATCATGCACAGGAATCTTACCATATGGCTAAATCACACTGTGGACGAAAACGTATGCTTGAAATAGATCACAATTTAAGCAATACCGTCAAACATCTATTTCTCGATTACCAATGGTCTCCTGAAGAAATAGAAGGTCGGTTGCAATTAGAGTACGGAAAAACTGTTATTAGTTATCAAACAATCTATAGAGCCATTTACCGAGGACATTTTGAGGATAACTCATTATCTCATGGTGCTCGTGGTGTCATTCGTAAACTTCGTCATCGTGGGAAAACACGTCATACTAAAGGTCATGTTGAAAATAGAGGGAAAATATCCATTTCTCATACAATTCACGAAAGACCAGAAGAAGCTAATAATCGAACTAGAATAGGAGATTGGGAAGCCGATACTGTTGCAGGTAAAACTGGAAAAGCTTGTTTAGTTACTCTAACAGACCGTTATTCTCGTTTTCTAAAAATCAAAAAGGTAGCTGTTAAGAAAAGCAAGTTGGTAATAGAAGCTATGGTAAAAATGTTAGAACCCTTGACGAAGTATACAGTAACTCCTGATAGAGGGAAAGAATTCACGTATCATCAGAAATTGAGTGATCAATTGAACATTGAAGTCTATTTTCCTGACCCTCATGCTCCATGGCAACGAGGAACCAATGAGAACACGAATGGATTACTTAGAGAATATTTTCCAAAGGGTAGTGATCTAACATTGGTTGATGATCAGACTATTCAGCTATGGGAGAACAAACTTAATAATAGGCCACGAAAATGTCTTAACTGGAAAACACCTTATGAAGTATTCTATGGGGAAAGTATGCACTTAATTTGA
- a CDS encoding MarR family winged helix-turn-helix transcriptional regulator, whose translation MSDLDKNMAVKSMVVMRKAFRTIDAKVSETFKEFNLTPTQFGVMDVLNAKGRMKIGELIDRMLATSGNMTVVIKNMEKKGWLTREACQTDKRAFEVDLTDEGRRIIQAAIPPHQRAIEETFSVLTPEEQAQLVELLKKFKNV comes from the coding sequence ATGAGTGACTTAGATAAAAACATGGCTGTAAAAAGTATGGTAGTTATGCGTAAGGCTTTTCGTACCATCGATGCCAAGGTTTCTGAGACCTTTAAAGAATTTAATTTGACACCAACTCAATTTGGTGTCATGGACGTGCTTAATGCCAAAGGACGTATGAAGATTGGCGAATTAATTGACCGCATGCTTGCCACCTCCGGGAATATGACTGTTGTCATTAAAAATATGGAGAAAAAAGGTTGGTTGACGCGAGAAGCCTGCCAAACAGATAAGCGTGCTTTCGAGGTTGATTTGACGGATGAGGGCCGTCGTATTATTCAAGCAGCAATCCCGCCACATCAGCGAGCTATTGAGGAGACTTTTTCCGTTCTGACACCTGAAGAGCAGGCACAGTTGGTAGAGCTCCTGAAAAAATTTAAGAATGTCTGA
- the ahpC gene encoding alkyl hydroperoxide reductase subunit C, translating to MSLVGKEIIEFSAQAYHNGEFMTVTDEDVKGKWAVFCFYPADFSFVCPTELGDLQEQYEALKSLGVEVYSVSTDTHFVHKAWHDDSDVVGTITYPMIGDPSHHISQGFDVLGEDGLAQRGTFIIDPDGVIQMMEINADGIGRDASTLIDKVRAAQYIRQHPGEVCPAKWKEGAETLTPSLDLVGKI from the coding sequence TTGTCATTAGTCGGAAAAGAAATTATTGAATTTTCAGCACAAGCTTACCACAACGGGGAATTCATGACTGTTACAGATGAAGATGTTAAGGGAAAATGGGCTGTTTTCTGCTTCTACCCTGCAGATTTCTCATTTGTCTGCCCAACTGAACTCGGTGACCTTCAAGAACAATATGAAGCTCTTAAATCTCTTGGTGTAGAGGTTTACTCTGTCTCTACTGACACTCACTTTGTTCACAAAGCTTGGCATGATGACTCAGATGTTGTTGGAACTATTACTTACCCTATGATTGGAGATCCTTCACACCACATCTCACAAGGCTTTGATGTTCTTGGGGAAGATGGTCTCGCACAACGTGGTACATTCATCATTGATCCAGATGGCGTTATCCAAATGATGGAAATTAACGCTGATGGTATTGGACGTGATGCAAGCACTCTTATTGATAAAGTCCGTGCTGCTCAATATATTCGCCAACATCCAGGTGAAGTTTGTCCAGCCAAATGGAAAGAAGGAGCTGAAACACTTACTCCTAGCTTAGATCTTGTAGGTAAAATTTAA
- a CDS encoding GlsB/YeaQ/YmgE family stress response membrane protein, translating to MIGSMIVGFLIGLIASAISNRGEHMGCIGKTFVGWLGAFVGQLLFGNWGPMLADTAIVPSVLGAVILLALFWNRNS from the coding sequence ATGATTGGAAGTATGATAGTTGGTTTTCTAATTGGCCTTATTGCCTCTGCTATATCAAATAGGGGTGAACATATGGGCTGTATTGGTAAGACCTTTGTTGGATGGCTAGGTGCTTTTGTTGGTCAGCTTCTTTTTGGAAATTGGGGACCGATGCTAGCAGATACTGCTATCGTTCCTTCAGTACTAGGTGCTGTTATCTTATTAGCCCTTTTTTGGAATCGTAATAGTTAG
- a CDS encoding NAD(P)H-dependent oxidoreductase, producing MKNILFIVGSLRKGSFNHQLAEEAEKMLAGKANVSYLDYSQVPVFNQDLESPVLPVLAEVREQVLAADAIWIFSPVYNFSIPGPVKNLLDWLSRALDLSDPSGPSALQDKIVTVSSVANGGHNQLFDAYKDLLPFIRTQVVGDFTATRVNDTAWADGKFLATEEVLESLQNQAESLIEAIK from the coding sequence ATGAAAAACATTCTATTTATCGTTGGATCTCTTCGCAAGGGATCATTTAACCACCAATTAGCAGAAGAAGCTGAGAAAATGCTAGCTGGTAAAGCTAATGTTTCTTATCTTGACTATAGTCAAGTACCTGTTTTTAATCAGGATTTAGAAAGTCCGGTTCTTCCAGTTTTGGCAGAAGTTCGAGAACAGGTCTTGGCAGCAGACGCAATTTGGATTTTTTCACCGGTTTATAATTTCTCAATTCCTGGGCCAGTGAAAAATTTGCTTGACTGGTTGAGCCGTGCCCTTGACCTATCAGATCCTTCAGGGCCATCAGCTCTTCAAGATAAGATTGTAACCGTGTCATCAGTTGCTAATGGTGGTCACAATCAACTTTTTGATGCCTACAAAGACTTGTTACCATTTATCCGTACCCAAGTGGTCGGTGATTTTACAGCGACACGTGTAAATGATACAGCCTGGGCGGATGGGAAATTCCTAGCGACTGAAGAAGTTCTTGAAAGCCTTCAGAATCAAGCGGAATCTTTGATTGAAGCGATTAAATAA